ACTATTAATTAACTTTTATGTAGTCGACTTCCGGTTTGGGGGCTTCGCTAGTAAGTGGAGTAACGCCCAGGATCTCATGCATATTCCGACGGATAGTCTGGGCAATCTGGTTCAGGGGCAGGTCATTGCAGTCCAGTCCGAAGGGTTCTTCGATTTCGTCGCCAATCATCTCAATACCAATCAGCGCATAGGCCGCCAGGGTGGTGGCGGGTATAGCGAAATACCCATACGATTTTACCAGAACAAACGGGATCAACAGCACATAGGCCGTAATGAATAGTTTGATGAAAAAGCTGTATGAGAAGGGAATTGGTGTTTTTTTGATACGTTCACAGGCACCGGTTATGTCAAGCAATGCCTGATGATAAAGTCGAATCGTGATCAGATCGGCATCGTTTACGAGGTTATCCTGACGTAATGCCTGGGTTCGGCGCAAAATCAAAGCCGCAATCCGGCTTGGAACATGAGCATACTGAGCCAGCGATTGACGCTCATCGTCACCTGTATCATCCAGCTCGGCAAAATCGACACCGGAGCGTAAATGGCCTTTCAGTGCCAGGGCAAAATTGGACAGCGAGCGCGCAAAGTAGGTACGGTTGGTGATGGCATCATCGGGCAGCAATGAATCGAGTAGAACGGCCAGATTCCGGCTATAATTGACCAGCGAACCCCATTGCCGACGTCCTTCCCAGAATCGGTCGTACGCGGTGTTGGTGCGGAATACGAGCAACAAGCTAAGTGTAATACCTAATAGGGAAAAAAGCGTTCCATCGAAGGGTAAGTGAACATCGGCAACATGCTGATCGACCAGCGTGAGCAGAAGACCATAGGCACTGACAAAGCCTACCCGCCGTAACAACACCTGAATACTATAACTCGTATGAAAATGCCGGAGGGCCCCTGCCCAATCTTTAGCCTGATAGATAATCACGGGATATGGAGGAAGACGATTTACCTGTAATATACTCACACAGCCGAAATACCAGCTTTATAACCTATGAAAAGCGGTTCGAAAGGTTAGCCAATGGCCTGTACGTTTGGTCGCACCAGCAATTGAATCTGTATAGATACTCACTATCGGGAATCGGTATAACGAAATTTTTCGACTACTTTCTTCAAGATAGCTACGCCTTGCTCCAGTTCGTCTTCTGTGCTCGACGCAAACCCCAGCCGCGTACCGTTCAGCCTCTGGCCCGGCGGATTATGAATGCTTCCGCTTGCCAGTGAAAGTCCCTCCCGGCTTGCCTGAAGTGCCAGGGAATCCATATCAATGACTGTGTCGAAGGTTGTCCAGACGGCCATTCCGCCATCGGGTTTTGTGAACTGAACCACCTCCTTTAGTTCGGTTGCCAGCAAATCGCAGAAATGATCTCGCCGGGCATGGTAAGCCCGAAGCGATTTTCGGAAATGGCGTCTCAGATCACCCGTTTTGAATAACTGCCCGATCGCAAATTCGAGCATAGGATCACCCTGCCGGTCGATGATGCGCCGGAGTTGGGCCAATGCGTTGATTAAGGCCGTTGGTGCTACTACATAGCCGATTCGGAAAGCGGGTGCTACCGATTTGGTCAGCGATCCGACATAAACGACCATACCCCGTTGGTCGGCACTGGCGAGTGGCAATATAGGACGACTCAGATAGTGAAAATCATAATCATAATCGTCTTCCAGAACCGCAAAGCCATATTGTTCAGCCAGTTGTAATAGCCGAATCCGGCGGTCGGCGCGTAACGTAACGGTTGTTGGGTAATGGTGATGAGGGGTTACAAACACCATCCGAATGGGCCGGGCGACGCTTCGCTGTTTCTGACATAGTTCGGCCAGCGCATCCATATCCATTCCATGCTGATCGACGGGAACTGTCAGAATCGAAGCGCCCGTTTTGCGAATGTTCATAGTGGCGCCAAACCAGGTTGTTTCGCCCGTTACCACTCTATCCCCAGCCTGTAGCAGTGTCTGACAGGTCAGGTGCAGGCCCATTATACTCCCCCGCGTAATAAGAATATTATCCGGTTTCGTGCGCAATCCACGGGTTTCGTTCAGATAGACCGACAGTTGTTCCCGCAACAGCGGATGCCCTTTTGTATCGGCATACCCGAAATGTTGCTGCGGATTTCCCCACCGAAAATAGGATCGGTAAGCGCGCCCTAATTCTTCCATCGGTGCCAGCCGGATATCAGGGAAACCATCATCCAGATGAAGCCCTGCCGAATAGGTTAACAAAGGCCGTACCAGCAATGGGTTCGTTTCAAACAGGTAGCCGGGCTTATCCTGTGGCGATTCAGTGACTGTTTCCGATTGACCGGGAAGTAAGGGCTGCGGCTTTACATCGGGAAAATGAGCAGCTACATAGGTGCCGCTCCCCGACCGACTTTCGAGCCAGCCCTGCGCTAAGCCTTCGTCGTAAGCGGCCACAATTGTCTGGCGATTCAACTGGAGTAATTCGGCCAGTTGTCGCGTACCGGGCAATCGCTGCCCCGATGCCAGCGTACCTGCCCGGATAAGTTGCCCCAGTTGATTGCTTAGTTGTACAAACACGGGCGTCGCCGACGATTTGTCAAGTTGA
This window of the Spirosoma aerolatum genome carries:
- a CDS encoding bestrophin family protein yields the protein MIIYQAKDWAGALRHFHTSYSIQVLLRRVGFVSAYGLLLTLVDQHVADVHLPFDGTLFSLLGITLSLLLVFRTNTAYDRFWEGRRQWGSLVNYSRNLAVLLDSLLPDDAITNRTYFARSLSNFALALKGHLRSGVDFAELDDTGDDERQSLAQYAHVPSRIAALILRRTQALRQDNLVNDADLITIRLYHQALLDITGACERIKKTPIPFSYSFFIKLFITAYVLLIPFVLVKSYGYFAIPATTLAAYALIGIEMIGDEIEEPFGLDCNDLPLNQIAQTIRRNMHEILGVTPLTSEAPKPEVDYIKVN
- a CDS encoding aminotransferase-like domain-containing protein, with translation MLPFKSLIQLDKSSATPVFVQLSNQLGQLIRAGTLASGQRLPGTRQLAELLQLNRQTIVAAYDEGLAQGWLESRSGSGTYVAAHFPDVKPQPLLPGQSETVTESPQDKPGYLFETNPLLVRPLLTYSAGLHLDDGFPDIRLAPMEELGRAYRSYFRWGNPQQHFGYADTKGHPLLREQLSVYLNETRGLRTKPDNILITRGSIMGLHLTCQTLLQAGDRVVTGETTWFGATMNIRKTGASILTVPVDQHGMDMDALAELCQKQRSVARPIRMVFVTPHHHYPTTVTLRADRRIRLLQLAEQYGFAVLEDDYDYDFHYLSRPILPLASADQRGMVVYVGSLTKSVAPAFRIGYVVAPTALINALAQLRRIIDRQGDPMLEFAIGQLFKTGDLRRHFRKSLRAYHARRDHFCDLLATELKEVVQFTKPDGGMAVWTTFDTVIDMDSLALQASREGLSLASGSIHNPPGQRLNGTRLGFASSTEDELEQGVAILKKVVEKFRYTDSR